Genomic window (Capsicum annuum cultivar UCD-10X-F1 chromosome 10, UCD10Xv1.1, whole genome shotgun sequence):
GCAACCTGCAAATCACCTTTGCGAGCTCTTTTTCTTTCATCCGTAACCACCTCAGACCGACAGTCCTCCATAACCGGAGTTTTAGGTCGTCTATCTTCCTTTCCTTCCTCTCCTGGTACTCTAATCCTTTGATTAACAGTACCATCAACCGATCCACACTCGAACTTCCTATGTCCCTTGAACCCTTTCTTAGCAGCTAACAATGACTTCAACGGAGCCTCAGAATTGACATCACATGGTTTATGATCATCTAGACCAAGAATCTCAATAAAGCTATTTACCTTGTTGCAAGACTCGGATTGAAGCTTGAATTTGGAGGGGCGAGGGCGAGCACTTCTTGGCTTCATAGGCAGATTTCCTCTTGTTGAAAATGTGATCAGAGAAGAAGTAGCAGTGTGGTAAGAGCTTTTACAATGGTCATGATACGTTTTAGTTATGATGTCTCTGAGGGCGGTAGCTGCCTTGTATTCTctcgtcttcttcaagtaaaatataaTGGAGTTTGTTGCTAGCAAAAGTAAATCTCTGAAGAGTTCACTTGCTGATCTGATGGAACAACTGACTAACCTTGATCTTACTGTTTCAATATCCATATGCTGCTTGATCATTTCCTTATATCTAGATCTCTTCTGACCACTGCGACGATGCATAAAGACCAAAGCCGCTTCGTTCTGTATAATGGAATTAAAAATTGCCATCAAATCGTCATTCATCAACCTGGATAATACTCCTTTATTATGCTCTGTGGTAAAAGGCTTAATACTTTGATCGCAACTGGCTGATGCTTCTTTACAGTGGGAAGAGGAAATGCCACTGATTGAACACACATTGTCCCCAACATTCCCTTCTTTACCATCCAAAATGCCATTTTTCCTTTTTCCCAAAGCCCCTCCTCCATTTCCATAGGTAGTCTCTGCTTGCTTGCATATATTTGGAACTTCATCCGGCTCGCAAGACTCCAGACATTCTAACTTTGGATCTATCTCTTTAGCTGATGTTACTGCATGACTCTCAAACTCAGGAGAAAAAATGGTCCTAGTACTGTCTAACGTGACACTGGCAGCAGTTATGCCATCTTTGCCAACAGATTCCACGCATTCTAATTTCACAAGAGCAGCGGGCGATCCAGTGTGACTGGCGGAACCATCATAATCTATCTGAGAAGACCGTTCTTTCTCAGCCTTCAGGCTTTCAATCTTTGTGAGGAGAGACCTGATATAGAACACAGAAATGGAGCTAGAAAACTTTAATGAAAGGAGAAAGGATTTCGATTCAGAAACCACCTGTTAAGCTACGGAAATGTCAAGAAGCTTAAAGCACTATACATTTGAGAAGAACCGACTTAAAATGGAGAAACATTACACTAACCCGATTGAGCTTTCAGATTTCTCCAATTCTCGCTTCAGTTCTTCAACTCGTCTCTTTCTTAGCTCTTCAAACCAAGCACTGAGAAATAGAAAGTAAAGACATGAGACATCAATTAGTGCAAGGGTAAAGTTCTATTGTGTAAATTTTTCTCctaatttatattaaatgaacAGAAACAAGCTCAATCCCAAAGCTTAGGATCCTTGGCATGAACTTAAATGCCAATTCTCTTGGCATGCGACACCAGTAGGCTAGTAGGGCAAAAAGCTGAGCCAAGCATTTTAGAAGCCATAGCTGTGAAATGGACTCAATACACAAAATTAAATTAGCTCAAGAGTTTGAAGTACTCGACTCACTTGCAGCCAGAGTAGCGCTTTTGTAAATCCTCATACTTGGCTTTGCAGGCCTGCAATTAATTTAATTCTTTTGTCCAATCAGCATTTGATAGAGTAGAGGTAATTGTATGCTTAAAGACAAGGATTGTTAACAAGAGGAGGTCAAGAAAGACAACAGGTCAATTTAGTAATTTACTCGCATCATTTCCCATCGGCTAACTATGTAGTTCATCATGAAACTTTTTCTTTATTGGTCTCCTTATccaagaaattattattttttaatcagaAATGGAAATGTTAACAAGTAGTTGAGGGAACCAAACACAATATTACTTGAGAAACTAATGAGGAGCCAATAGTCATTTTTGGCAAAGATCTCCGGTACTCAGTAATAGGAGTGTATTAAAAAAAgtgtttctcttatttttgccCATTTTCTTTACTAGTAACAAGCATGgaaaaatgatttattttactAACCATACTTTAATTAGGATAATTTATCATAAGCTAGTCAACAACAATGATCTCTCGagtaaaaactaaatactattaGAGGcttacaaaaactaaaaatttgtatACATCTAAAGTGAGGAATGAATAGGCCCTTAACCTTACTGCCTGGTGACAGAAGTAGCAGAACTACACACGAAATACCAAAGAGAGATGTTCGAGTAATTTCTTTGGGTTCAACTGAAGATATTACTTTTGACTTAAAACTTTGTGCacatatacaatatataataggttaagagtTATACATATAATAAGATTGCACTACCAACTCTAGACCTTGACTTCGCCTATGTGAATACCAATGGTTGTCTTACGTATTTGCGCCACTTCAGACCGCCACTTGCCATGGTGAAAGTCTAATAGTTAGTGGCAAGTGGTAACTAAAACATAAACCAACTATGTTACCGGGACTCTCAAGATATGTGTCTGGATGAGTATGAattcttcaaaagtagtgcatttttgcaGAATCCAACACTAGTGCGACAACAACATTTTTGGAGACATCGAGCAACATAGTAAACCAATCAAGgaacaatgacaaaagaaatgtgttgaaccaaaaatagaaaagctCCCAGCTATAGTGGGGAATCAAAATTTTGAACAAATTCTACCTGCCTTGTCACAATAAGTTTCCTATCTGAATTCTGATGGCGACCCTCCTAGACTCGGCATATAGCAGGAACTTAGTGTACCAcgctgtttttatttttttaatttgactaGACAAAGGTAATAGAACATCTAATAAATTATTTAACCAAAAGTGAAGAAAAGGAGAGACTTCTTTAGTATATTATCTTAACaaattttaatattcttatttctttttccttattcAGGCAAAAGATCTATCACAAATAGGATAGCTAACTCCTAAGGTAGAATGTCTACATACACACTACCCTCCTTATTCAGTTGTCTCTTATTTGcctaaaaatttgaatttttacttTATTCCATATTAGATTCTTAGACCTAAGGCCATTCTGTCTAAGGATTTATATTCCGACACCATAAACAATTATTTTCACTAACTATGCAATTTTTACACGTTAGACGTTTTTATCATATTCAGGAGctacttaaaataatttaatgtgTAGAAAGACAATAACATaccaatgtaatcccacaagcAGGGTTTGAGAGGGTATGATGCAAGTAGAATTTACCCTACCTTTATATAGTAGAGAAACTATTTCCATTAGAAAATTGGCTCAAAACAAATGTGAGCAACCatgatcaaaagaaaaaaaacagtacagttgaaaaataagaagataaaCGGAACAAATGAAACATGtaataatgaaagaaaatgaaacaacaacaacaatataccccgTGTAAATGAAGCAACATGTATAAATATAGAAGGCATAAGTCATCGACAGCTACTTAAAGTTATCCCGAAAATTCACTTGGACCTCccaactaaggcttgtacctatcaggaACCTCAAATGCTTAAAATTGATATCTATCAGGCAAAAAATGTTGATTTGGCAAGGAGAGTGTGTATCAAAGAAAATTGATACCTAACACTCCTTGGGCGCGTGAATCGCCgaaaaaatactatatatataatttttttaatttaaaaacttagacttaaattattttaataatataattttcaattatcataaaataaaaagaaaattttcaaccCCTCCCCTGCATCATCGTCTTCACCCCACCCCCCACACCAGTTCGTCTCTCCAACTCTCCCTGCATCATCATCGTTTTAACAGCACCCCACCACCACCCATTCATCGTTGTCTTCAACCCTCCGTCATCATTGTCTTCACACACCCCACCCCAGGACACCCAAATTAACTTTAAATGACAATATTTGCTGGCAATGAATCTAATCACAAATAATAATCAAGAAATAGAAGCAATGTCTGCTTTCTTTAGTCAATTGATTCAATGTTTTATCACAAATATTAATCAAATGAAATAGAAGCAAAGAATTAGAGCTTGTttggatagaattaaaaaaaaataactttttaacttaagtgattaaaaacttaaaataagtgctaataaattaatcagataagtgtttggatagaagtggaaactaaaaaaaagttgttgatatgtttggtaaacaagtgagGGTAAGCACTTTTTGTTGTTACAATGACTTAAATGTTCTTAAAGTTGTTAACGCCATAAATAAggtaaattattaataatttttaattctacaaaaattttttttgaataaatctctgatgtaatgatggattcgatgaaaataaagaagaaagatgaagaggaaattggAGGAAAGAGATGAAGCAAAGCggtaaagtgaaaaaaaaaaaaactactatatatttaagggctacaagtttaggatattgttgtaattggaggaaaatataagcaataaaaaaataaatgtttggGTCAAACCTAgaaaaattttaatctaaaaagcaaaaagtTGGGTACCCAGTTTcacaattttttattcttttaattcgttttaaactttttttaaacactttttaATTTACCAAACaacttaaaaagctaaaaaagagattaaaagctAATTTGATCAGATATTAATTCTATCCAAACGACtcttaaaaacaaataaataaataaataagcaggaacaaattttgaaaatagaaaaGACTGAAGAAATGAAAATGGAGGGGAGTGAAGAAGAATTAATCTATtggggttgggggtgggggtgggagtAGGGGAGGATTAAGTaactgtatttttttttattttaaaataattttctttttctattgttgaggagtaatatatttaaaataaattttgaacccACACAGTGTCATGATTTAATTAGATTTTTaacttatagtttttttttaaaaattcatttgcCACGTATTTTTTTTATTGGTCATTTTTGCCGCATCAGTGCACACTCTATACCTTTTATCGATTGCCCAAAAAAGATcagattaaataaaaatttgaatgtCTGTATGGCTTAAGCCAATATAAAAAGACAGTCATACTACTGTATAAGAGGTAAAGTCTATTTCTAAGCAATTTATAGGGCCCCACAAAATCCCATTTCCACATAAATTTAAACCAAAGTCCAAACAATATGAATTTTATAGTAAAACCGTTGTAACAATTTTTGCTACTCATTTTCCTTAATTAGTCATTTTAAAAAAGGACAAATTTCAAACTTTACCAACATTTAAATTTAAaacaattattttactttaacgAATTAATTTATAGCGATTTAAACATGTATGACTTATTATAGAATACTAATTTTCACATAAATTGATACGAATGGAGTACTAAAAGTAGTGGCAATTCACGTAAATTAGTGTGAACCTCAGGGGTAAAGTCGTAAGGACGGATAGTACGAGAACGAAGCTCCGAAGCGACGACGTTCCAGTTTTGTATACCATGCCGAATAACAGCGCCACCTAGGATTAGATCCTCCCACGTACCCCAGATCTTTTTTCTGGGCCCCACTTCCATTGCTTCTGCCACCATACATGTACGGTTCTCAACAGCCTTGAATCCACGTGTACCGCTCAGATGATTTTAAAGGTGAAAAAAGAAAGTCCCGCACAAAGTTTCACACCCTGGCGCCCGTTAGCATCAACAACTAATACCGTCACGTTGCACCCGAGGAGTATTTCGCACCCAGCGCATGTTAGCATCAATCACTGATACCTCCTCGCTGCACTCCCTTCCGACGAAACTTACGAGGTTTTGGATTTGAACCGGAGCAATATTTGGTAACACTTGCACCAGGCGCACTTTAGCATCGACCACAGGCACTGCCACGTCGACTTCCCCTACGACGAAACTCACCAAATTCCGAATTTGAACCAAGCAATATTACGCATCCGGCGCAAGTTAGCATCATCCAGTTTTTTTTTCGGAGGATTGAAAAAAATAAACCGAGGAAACTGATTACACAAAAACGTTTATTAGCATAGGAAAAAAGTgatgagaaaaatattaattttgtggAGAAAATAATTTTGTTTGGCTGAAAATCTTGTCTATGAAGAATTCTAATTTGCAGGTGAACAGTTACAGACTTACAGTAAAAGGAACATTCTGGAGCCTATGTTAATTACTCCTTTTTAATGACTGGAATGTCGTACTTTTGAAAATGACATGTTTATCCTTGCGCCTCTTGGTGGAATCGTCCGTTACAAGCTGACACGTGGTGGTTTTATATAATGAAGTGATCATGAAATTActgttattagttttatttattgtatttagaCAAAATGACTCTGTGGACTCCCGTCCTCGTTTAATTTTATAAGTTGAacacttttatttatatatttgtcatctgaattctTGAACcccttaaaaaattatattttaaatcctttgatCTTTGattttgcctatgtggcattaaagtGCTGATTAGGACAACGAGAATGATTACACTCGCATCGgatgcgagtgggggtcaatttttagttaattttatattaaaataattttttaaaaaaaagattaagactttttttcagttttttaattttaattaaaaaataaaaaatttagaaaaataaaataaaaaatccccctTCCCCAACCCCCAACCCCGTCCAGCcatcccccaccccaccccctcctCCATCGACCCCAGCCACCTCTCCCCTACCTCACCCCCCGTCCCAACACGTCGACCTTACCCCCAGCCCCGTCCCAACACCCCCACCTCAGCCACATTCCCAGCACCCCCACCCTACCCAGCCCCATTCCCAGCACCCAACCCCAGCCCCGTTCCTTGCACCCCCACCTCACCCATCCCCTTCCCAACACCCCCACCCTACCCTAGCCCCGTTCCCAACACCCCCACCCCAGTCCCGTTCCCAACACCCCCCACCCAGCCCCGTCCCAACAGCCTCACCCTACTCCAGCCCTGTTTCCAGCATCCCTACCCCACCCCAGCCCTGTTCCCAGCACCTTTACTCCACCCAACCCCTTACTAACACCCTCACCCCAGCCCCTCCCCCCNNNNNNNNNNNNNNNNNNNNNNNNNNNNNNNNNNNNNNNNNNNNNNNNNNNNNNNNNNNNNNNNNNNNNNNNNNNNNNNNNNNNNNNNNNNNNNNNNNNNACTCCACCCAACCCCTTACTAACACCCTCACCCCAGCCCCTCCCCCCaccaatttaaattttattttattgttttaatttttttctctcaattcaaattttttcatattttttttggattaaaatttaaatttgaattgaaaatgagtgatagtggatattgaaaaattagtgaatttaatGAATAAACTTGAAAAAACTTAAAGTTTTTGTAAATTTGTTAatgatattcaaatttaaaaattgaaaactcattatgtttgtatatatgaatttatagttaaaattttaaattagttggagaagaattttaattatttagaatgaatttgatgtttaatttgtgaacaaaaataaaaacatgattattcaaatttttcgtatttaattaaattaattttaatatttaatttgttatgtaacattttaaaaatgacttgaaatttaatgaaaTGCTTGAAAATGATGTGGCAGATGATGTGGCACATGTGACGGCTGATGTGGCAcacgtggcagctgacgtgggagagtgtgttacactctccaaaaaagtatttaaaatgttgctttttagtgagTTCATGGGTCCAaatgataaacatgtaagtagaagtgtccaacttacaaaaccgatatATTACAAGGGTCCATTGatctatttttccttgtttttatTATAAAACTAGATACTCGTGCGATGCGTGAAaccattttttctttaaatatttattaaaatatattagcttatttatttttgaaatagtaaaattaatcaatttataattatttaagacCGTGAGGACGTCTGAAGCTTGAAGGTAGAGTACGATAGTTCTATTGTATAtaaataagggtgacattcaggaTTGTATCAATTATAGGGGTATtcagttgttgagtcatactaaggtggtagagttgaggttgtGAAGAATTGTTACTATTTATGAAAATCAGTATAGATTTATACAAGGGCGCTCGACTAGTGAAGTTATCTATCTCGTTAGGAGACTGGTGGAGCCATATAGAAAAcggaagaaggatttgcacatggtgttaaTCGACTTAAAGAAGACCTATGATGGAGTTCCTAGAGAGGTTCTTTGGAGGCTAGAGGTGTAGCTATGATGTATGTTAGGGTGATTACGAATATGTATGACGGAGTCAAGACTCGAGTTAGGACTGGAGAAGGAAACTCGAAGCAGTTTTCCGTCTTGATGGAGTTATACCAAGGATTGACGCTTAGTTCGTTCCTTttttccttggtgatggatattttgacgcgacaaattcaaggtgaggtgctTTACTGTTTGTTTTTTGCGAATGAAATggtcttgattgatgagacacggaTTAGAGTTAATGCTAAATTAGAGTTTTGGAGGCAAATCCTTGAGtgtaaagggtttaggttgagtaggtccaagacgaaATATTTAGAGTGTAAGTTCAGCGAGGTGTCTTATGAGTCTAGTGTTATTGTTAAACTTGATACTCATCCTATCAATAAGAGATATAGTTTCAAATATGTGATGAGGTCTATTATTCAGGAAAATAGAGAGATTGATAAAAATGTCACTCATCGAATTGAAgtagggtggatgaaatgaaGGCTCGCCTCCAAAATCTTGTGTGACAAAAAGGTACCTTCTAAACTTAAAagcaagttctacagagtggtggttagactgACTTTATTGTATTAGgtggagtgttggcctgttaagaaggcccacatccaaaaaatggaGGTGAAGGAGATGAGAATATTTCAgtggatgtgtgggtgtactagaaaagatagaattagaaataaggttattcgaggtaaggtgggagtggcttcgatggaagccaagatgaggaaagcgaggttgagatggttcggtcatGTAATGAGAAGGGGCACGAATATCCAGTGCGAaagtgtgagaggttggctagagACGGTTTCAAAcaaggtagaggtagaccaaagaaatattggagggagatgattagacatgacatggagaagctctagcttaccgaggacatgaccctaaatagAAAAATGTGGGggtggattagggtagaaggttagtatgagttTAGGATGTTGTTTCTTGTATTGTATTACTTGGTGTATCTTGTTTATAATATTATTGGATATGttgatttctattgtatcttgttcttttactatttcttgtctaaattgttttattttgagttggaggtctatcgaaaacatcCTCTTTATCTCacatctaaggtagtggtatgaactatgtacacttacccttcccagacctcacttgataggaatatattgggtatgttgttgttgctgatgattttaaaaaaatattaaataattattaattttgttgttgGACGTTTACctttatattaatcaattaaaatatgtaattataatttttcccttccatttcaaatttcaatctttttcctATTAATTCAACCTCAACAACTAACTGCACTCTTCTTAGAAGGTTTAATTTTGAACTCCAATTCAAACGCTAAAAGTATTTAATtttgtcaattacaaaactttaaATTTCACCACtctcaattcaaaaattaagCAAATacgatttattattttattttaaattttaaagcatGTTCTATTATTCgtttttttattgtttgattttattattaatatattttaagtattttatttatacttattattatatCTTCCAAATTAATTCAACTAAGATCTCTcaaattccccccccccccccctaaaaaaaAACCACCCCCGCCTTTACCCCACAACCACCTATCCTTCTAATCGTTTTTTTAAAGCTCTTACCTCACCCACCTTACCCCCAACCCCccacaacaaaacaaaactattattttgaaaaattatttttctttacctcGAATACCCCCTCCCCACCACTCATTCTACTACCCATCCCCTCCTCGCCTTCCCCccaaataaaaacctaattatttttaaactttctaacttttttaaataaaatatttttcctacACCTTAGGCCCAACCTCCGCGTACATCCACCATCCTATCCACCTTACCCATCTATCCCACCATCTACCTCACTCCAGCCACCATAATTTTCTATGTTCTCTCTCGTCCATCAAACATGTGTTATTCTATTTCTATTGTTTTGTGTAAGATATATGCAAATACTTTgagaagatattttttattgtacTACTAAATATCaagtattaatttattttagtatatattttattactaATGCCAAATAATAACATCAAATAAAACTATATATTGTTGAAGCTCATAATCAATTAATAACTACTCAATAGTTTCTCAATTGCTCAAATAGtcttttaaattctttattttctttagttatacTAAAGATCTAAtagaaaaagaatgcaaaaatatCACATGTTagtataaaattaagaaaaaactattgaaatcaataagattttttttcttctaaaatttgcaataaaatcaagaaaaaaataaatcaactgaAATGGCTAAAAGCTTACAATTTGATTTTAGAGTTATCTTAAATTAGTAGAGATGTGAATATGATGTTCCTTACACGAATGATTTGATAaatcttatttacatattttgatttttcattttattttttttaccctcAAATATTTTGTTTCGCattttaaagatatttatatacatagaatagtgAAAATTTCAGATTATTTAGTTACACctatgacaaaaaataaatataatattaattataaataattaaaaaattatgaacagACCTTAACAATTATTAGAGAAATCTATTGTGCATAATGTACAAatataaaacttaattttttttctttttctcaaaataattggcTAGTGCTAAGTGACTTATTTTTATGTCTatagataatatttttatttaattttatctattaaattcataattaatatatttattataaaaacATGTACTATCCACGCTCATAATTGAATGGCTAAACTTATATGTTGCACCTTTTTTAAAGATTCTTCTTTTTTatgactttttattttaatttttttaattatttgtggcAATTATACATATTTTCTTACCTAGTGgatatatttactatttttaaaaaaattatacaattataaattattaattttaattaaaaaatattaaatttgcaTCAAGTTATAGAAGAAAGAAgcttaatctataatctataatttattaaaagtgtgaagatccttagaaaagtgatttgaacttttttcccttcattataAAATTCCACAATAgaaaaaattgtctttttactctcttttttctcaaattattatttaattaaattaaggagtcctaaaattTATGGAAAGAAATTAAACCCTAATATATGGATTCGTTAATTGTGGATACTTTTATAGTAAAATTTCAttatagacaaaatcgtcttttttactctctcttttctcaaattattatttaattaaattaagactcctaaaatttatgaaaataaattaaatcctaATATATGGATACGTTAATTATGaatacttttataaaattttatttgaaattaaataggATTCACTTTGGTTGAAAAGTCATTATATCTATAAAATCAACGCAACCAAATATATTGCGGCTAAGATGAAGGAAGTTCACAGGGATGAAGAAGaggatgatgatgacgatgattcATGATGATGGAACCCATTTTCAATATGAATAACTTCATGGATTCTTTAGGATTCAATCAATGAACAACCAAGTTGAGACTTGCTTCTATTATGAAAGTCCATACTGAATATAGGTGAACTAGAACACAAGGAAAGTGGTTCATAGAAAAGATTCCAATTGACTGCATAAATTGTAGGCGGAGATATTTCTATGCATGTTATAATTTCTATGCCGTTGATGTACAAGCAGATGTCGATAATCTTTATATATACAGTTCATGGCATAGAAACAAGAGCCCTTTCAGTGGCTTGTGTTTTAGCATCATCTTATGCTGGATCAATTCCTCAATTTCTTTGCCAAATACTTGTTTGTCAACTCCACCTGGACGTATATTTTACTTTTCTGGACGGAATTAGCAAAAAATTGAGGCTGGGTTTAGAATGCCAAATCAAGTCCTTCTATCATGCATAGTTCGCTCTTAGTTAGATTGAAGGATGTGTGCATCTCTCGTGAGATATATCaataaaaagaaatgaatttACATCTTTTTTCACCTACCGCTTCAGGAAACAGATTTGGCAAGTTCAGTTGACGACAGAGATGTAGTAGAAACCTCAAGTTTAATTTATGAGGTCATAAAGTGATAGATCCCGTCATTAAATTATTTCTGGGATCCTTTTCTTTATTGTTGTATATATTCTTCTTGAAGTATTCACATAATGATGTCTTAATTAGCTATTTTGTTAATATAATTATGACTACGCAATTTGCTTGAGTTTAATATTATATTGTGTGTAGTCAAAGTAATTTTcacttttattattcttttgggTGCATATTTAGCATACTGTGAAAAATCAACAACAGTtgaatcttttttcttcacataagttttttgtactttttttttcacctttttattgAGCTAATTTTTGTaatgattattctattttttcttggAATTTGATGCTTGTGTTTTTTAATTGAAGGTGTTTATTGATTTGTcttatttaattgtattatcttgtaGAATACAATTTTAAGTTATAGAGAATGAAGGTTCTTGCTTTATTGAAGTCGATGTATTATGGTAATAACTGTGTTATCTTGTAGTATATAATTTTAAGTTATGGACGATAAAGATTCTTGCTTTATTGATGTCGATGTATTATGGTAATAATTATGTTATGTTGTGGTTTGCAATTTTATTTTGTGGAGGATGAaggtttttgcttatttgatATAGGTAATCTTTGGTGTAAGATGTTCATAATGCCGATCAATTTGTTTCTCCTGAAAATTTTTATGATCCTGCTTCAAGacgtataacttttgatacatagagttattgtattttttcttttttggatgaaGACGATGTGGACGAGTTTATGCGCACCTCACCTATTTCTTTGACACACTGGGTAACTTTTCTCATCAGGGATTAGCAACCTATAATCGCATGAGTTTTCTACCCTGCGTCTACTACGTCACATCCTTGCATTagagtttttagtttttttacttATCTTAGTAAATACACGTACTGTACTTTCTACATATTTTGTTATGCTGAACCGTTAATCAAACATGAGGTGCTAATTTTGGGTTTTTAAAGTTTTCTGAAAAAtgtctctctcttttttcttttgtgagtgcggaagggggggggggggatgtccttaaaatatttctagaaaataatttatcgatgattatttttgagaaaaactgcatctgagtaaaattaaaaataa
Coding sequences:
- the LOC107852103 gene encoding uncharacterized protein LOC107852103 isoform X1 — protein: MVAEAMEVGPRKKIWGTWEDLILGGAVIRHGIQNWNVVASELRSRTIRPYDFTPEACKAKYEDLQKRYSGCNAWFEELRKRRVEELKRELEKSESSIGSLLTKIESLKAEKERSSQIDYDGSASHTGSPAALVKLECVESVGKDGITAASVTLDSTRTIFSPEFESHAVTSAKEIDPKLECLESCEPDEVPNICKQAETTYGNGGGALGKRKNGILDGKEGNVGDNVCSISGISSSHCKEASASCDQSIKPFTTEHNKGVLSRLMNDDLMAIFNSIIQNEAALVFMHRRSGQKRSRYKEMIKQHMDIETVRSRLVSCSIRSASELFRDLLLLATNSIIFYLKKTREYKAATALRDIITKTYHDHCKSSYHTATSSLITFSTRGNLPMKPRSARPRPSKFKLQSESCNKVNSFIEILGLDDHKPCDVNSEAPLKSLLAAKKGFKGHRKFECGSVDGTVNQRIRVPGEEGKEDRRPKTPVMEDCRSEVVTDERKRARKGDLQVA
- the LOC107852103 gene encoding uncharacterized protein LOC107852103 isoform X2 — translated: MLLHLHGACKAKYEDLQKRYSGCNAWFEELRKRRVEELKRELEKSESSIGSLLTKIESLKAEKERSSQIDYDGSASHTGSPAALVKLECVESVGKDGITAASVTLDSTRTIFSPEFESHAVTSAKEIDPKLECLESCEPDEVPNICKQAETTYGNGGGALGKRKNGILDGKEGNVGDNVCSISGISSSHCKEASASCDQSIKPFTTEHNKGVLSRLMNDDLMAIFNSIIQNEAALVFMHRRSGQKRSRYKEMIKQHMDIETVRSRLVSCSIRSASELFRDLLLLATNSIIFYLKKTREYKAATALRDIITKTYHDHCKSSYHTATSSLITFSTRGNLPMKPRSARPRPSKFKLQSESCNKVNSFIEILGLDDHKPCDVNSEAPLKSLLAAKKGFKGHRKFECGSVDGTVNQRIRVPGEEGKEDRRPKTPVMEDCRSEVVTDERKRARKGDLQVA